One window of Prionailurus bengalensis isolate Pbe53 chromosome B1, Fcat_Pben_1.1_paternal_pri, whole genome shotgun sequence genomic DNA carries:
- the LOC122467614 gene encoding LOW QUALITY PROTEIN: 60S ribosomal protein L12-like (The sequence of the model RefSeq protein was modified relative to this genomic sequence to represent the inferred CDS: substituted 3 bases at 3 genomic stop codons) yields the protein MAPKFDPGEIKVAHLRCTGEEVGTTSVLAPKIGPLRLSTKKVGDNITKATGDWKSLRITAKRTIQNRQAQIEVVPSASTRITRVLKEPPTDRKKHKNTIRHPRNLTFDEIVNIAXXMWHGSLAXEFSGTIKEILETSQSVGCNVDGHHPHDITDDINSGTMECPAS from the exons ATGGCGCCTAAATTTGACCCCGGCGAGATCAAAGTCGCACACCTGAGGTGCACTGGTGAGGAGGTTGGCACCACATCTGTCCTGGCCCCGAAGATTGGCCCCCTGCGTTTGTCTACAAAAAAAGTTGGTGATAACATCACCAAGGCAACTGGTGATTGGAAGAGTCTGAGGATTACAGCGAAGCGGACCATTCAGAACAGACAGGCCCAGATTGAAGTGGTACCTTCTGCCTCCACCCGGATTACCAGAGTCCTCAAGGAACCACCAACAGACAGAAAGAAGCACAAGAACA ccattcGGCACCCCAGAAATCTCACTTTTGATGAGATTGTCAATATTGCCTGATAAATGTGGCACGGATCTTTAGCCTGAGAATTCTCTGGAACCATTAAAGAGATCCTGGAGACTTCCCAGTCTGTGGGATGCAATGTTGATGGCCACCACCCTCATGACATCACAGATGACATCAATAGTGGTACAATGGAATGCCCAGCTAGTTAA